A region from the Aegilops tauschii subsp. strangulata cultivar AL8/78 chromosome 5, Aet v6.0, whole genome shotgun sequence genome encodes:
- the LOC109741571 gene encoding NDR1/HIN1-like protein 6 — translation MGKRSAPRYPEDENKGGGVCCCLCGCCCFLLVLVALFVGSSVYLVYTLKPKAPSYSVSKMAVSKFDFSSSDLTLYTKLVATVRAENPNDKIGIKYADGSRTVVSYRGTPLCSGKLPTFFQGHNNVTMLEISMEGRHGFGSGLQEALEESEKAGNVPLDVYVTVPVQLLLDTYDLPQLKVNVHAALVVDSISPKKPPTIKSATYQGNVEY, via the coding sequence ATGGGGAAGCGCAGCGCCCCCCGCTACCCGGAGGACGAGAACAAAGGCGGCGGCGTGTGCTGCTGCTTGTGCGGCTGCTGCTGCTTCCTCTTAGTCCTCGTTGCATTATTTGTCGGCTCGTCGGTCTACCTCGTCTACACCTTGAAGCCCAAGGCGCCGTCCTACTCCGTGAGCAAGATGGCCGTCTCGAAGTTCGACTTCAGCTCCTCCGACCTCACGCTCTACACTAAGCTCGTCGCCACCGTCCGCGCCGAGAACCCCAACGACAAGATCGGCATCAAGTACGCGGACGGCTCCCGCACCGTCGTCTCCTACCGCGGCACGCCGCTGTGCTCCGGCAAACTCCCCACCTTCTTCCAGGGCCACAACAACGTCACCATGCTGGAGATCTCCATGGAGGGGCGCCACGGGTTCGGGTCCGGCCTGCAGGAGGCGCTGGAGGAGAGCGAGAAGGCCGGCAACGTGCCGCTCGACGTGTACGTCACCGTGCCGGTGCAGCTGCTGCTGGATACCTACGACTTGCCGCAGCTCAAGGTGAACGTGCACGCGGCTCTCGTCGTCGACAGCATATCGCCCAAGAAGCCGCCTACCATCAAGTCGGCCACTTACCAGGGCAACGTAGAGTACTGA